ACGACGGTGAGCGGATCGCCCGTGACCACGTCCTCGGCGATCCCTCCGAAAATCCAGACTGCGCCGATGAGGATGACGGCCCCGAGGGTCAAGTCGAGCCCGAGGAATTCGGCCGGCGACAGGCGCGCCTGCAGGAAAGCGATCTGGGGCGCGAACCGGGTGCGAAGAGCGGTGACCCGGGGATGGGCGGCAAGTCCCGCCCACCGGAGCCGTACATCTCCCTCGTGGCGTACGAGCCACCGCCATAGCCAGGCCATTGCTGCGAACATCAACAGGATGCCGAGGATGATCATGGCGACGCGGGAGGCTCCTTGTCCGTCGGAATGCCCGCCAGGTAACGGTAAAATGCCACCGCCCGGTTGATGGAGGAGGCCTCGTATCCCGCCGTGAACAGGCCCGCGTTCCTGCTCGTCCGCGTGATGCTGTAATATCGCCAGACGTCTTTCGACTCCCGGTCGAGGAAGGTGATCGACTGC
The bacterium DNA segment above includes these coding regions:
- a CDS encoding DUF6675 family protein encodes the protein EGRSLYFQQEDNLAGKATYRMRIRSASPDRLVFDTENTGAMRYLLMTMFRPGGMQSITFLDRESKDVWRYYSITRTSRNAGLFTAGYEASSINRAVAFYRYLAGIPTDKEPPASP